A region from the Phycisphaerales bacterium genome encodes:
- a CDS encoding zf-TFIIB domain-containing protein: protein MSSMDYRIQPGIQPNCPACRASMERCELSSREGGFCVDRCTRCGGVWLDASELERVKSMKGQAERVDKGSQGKAGRDSSSARRALTASRSLSRILLCPRDGEHLKAGPAPDQPHVIIDRCPTCLGVYLDAGELRDLAHHTVMERVREFFSMG from the coding sequence ATGTCGAGCATGGACTATCGCATCCAGCCGGGGATCCAACCGAACTGTCCGGCGTGCCGGGCGTCGATGGAGCGGTGCGAACTCTCGTCGCGCGAGGGCGGCTTCTGTGTCGATCGGTGCACGCGCTGCGGCGGGGTGTGGCTCGACGCGTCGGAGTTGGAGCGTGTGAAGAGCATGAAGGGGCAGGCCGAGCGCGTGGACAAAGGTTCGCAAGGAAAGGCCGGTAGAGATTCGTCGAGCGCGAGGCGGGCGCTCACGGCCTCGAGATCGTTATCGAGGATTCTGCTCTGTCCGCGTGATGGCGAGCACCTGAAGGCGGGACCAGCGCCGGACCAACCGCACGTCATCATCGATCGGTGCCCGACGTGCCTGGGGGTGTACCTGGACGCCGGGGAACTGCGGGACCTGGCGCACCACACGGTGATGGAGCGGGTGCGCGAGTTCTTCTCGATGGGATAA
- a CDS encoding carbonic anhydrase, protein MNARTIALLAAAAATPLVLLAGEPGHTTPSKSAPKHAPAHSTTTKSTHTKPTTDNTHAPAADAHTTTNAATDTAEPTTPDQVLAWLTEGNARWANGNTQNPNSSTQRRADTAANGQHPRVTILTCADSRLPVERIFDQGVGDLFVLRVAGNVITATEAGTIEYGLEHLHTPLLVVMGHTKCGAVTAACQTFASSDSPAPGNIGALLNEIHPAVDRAKATMNSTDPNTIAPTAVVENVWQSIFDVFQTSPATVELVREGKVKVVGAVCDISTGKVEFLGEHPWQTPLIEAFATIRNATQPAHNTPTHADAQPTHHDEH, encoded by the coding sequence ATGAACGCTCGAACGATCGCCCTCCTCGCCGCCGCCGCTGCCACGCCCCTCGTCCTCCTCGCCGGCGAGCCAGGCCACACCACCCCAAGCAAGAGCGCCCCCAAGCACGCGCCCGCGCACTCCACTACCACCAAATCCACCCACACCAAGCCCACCACCGACAACACCCACGCGCCAGCCGCCGACGCGCACACGACGACGAACGCCGCCACCGACACCGCCGAGCCCACAACCCCCGACCAGGTCCTCGCCTGGCTCACCGAGGGCAACGCCCGCTGGGCCAACGGCAACACCCAGAATCCCAACTCCTCCACCCAGCGCCGAGCCGACACCGCCGCCAATGGCCAGCACCCGCGCGTCACCATCCTCACCTGCGCCGACTCACGACTCCCCGTCGAGCGAATCTTCGATCAGGGCGTCGGCGATCTCTTCGTCCTCCGCGTCGCCGGAAACGTCATCACCGCCACCGAAGCCGGCACCATCGAGTACGGCCTCGAGCACCTCCACACCCCGCTCCTCGTCGTCATGGGGCACACCAAGTGCGGCGCCGTCACCGCCGCCTGCCAGACCTTCGCCAGCTCCGACTCCCCGGCCCCCGGCAACATCGGCGCCCTCCTCAACGAGATCCACCCCGCCGTCGATCGCGCCAAGGCCACGATGAACTCCACAGACCCCAACACCATCGCTCCCACCGCCGTCGTCGAGAACGTCTGGCAGAGCATCTTCGATGTCTTCCAGACCAGCCCCGCCACCGTCGAACTCGTCCGCGAGGGCAAGGTCAAGGTCGTCGGAGCCGTCTGCGACATCTCCACAGGAAAGGTCGAGTTCCTCGGCGAGCACCCCTGGCAAACCCCGCTCATCGAGGCCTTCGCCACTATCCGCAACGCCACCCAACCCGCCCACAACACCCCCACCCACGCCGACGCCCAGCCCACCCACCACGACGAGCACTAA
- a CDS encoding iron ABC transporter permease — translation MIEVTPKVSRALWQYGLLSACLAILVLFLVYPILLTVRGGFASDPARGSGFTLEHVLRVFKDPETRTWLFNSLTLATSTTILATVIALPLAVLAARYRFPGKSIFQAAILVPMILPPFVGAIGLRMIVGREGALNALLDSVHLSGVIESLLGQRLDLLAQAKGLGVVLVQSLSLYPIIFLNASASLANIDPAMDEAAENLGAGFFRRFFTITLPLMRPGLFAGGTIVFIWSFTELGTPLMFDYYRVIPVQIFNKLKEVESSAQPYALTVVMLGCAILLYSLGKLVFGRAGYAMQTRAARAASEERLEGTKGLLAAGVFVAVFALAILPHVGVILTSLARPGQWHKSIVPTAFTLSHYREALASGDSFGAIVNSLKLSLLAMVLDTAIGIVVAYLLVRTKVIGRGLLDALCMLPLAVPGLVMAFGYVAMSLRWPFGQDGPLSGFAIFASDPNPFFFLIIAYGVRRLPYMVRSTVAGLEQTSGELEEAAINLGATRTLAVRKVIIPLILANLIAGGLLVFSFSMLEVSDSLLLAQQTEDYPITKAIWALTDRLGDGPHIASALGVWGMALLTITLFAASAALGKKMGSIFRV, via the coding sequence ATGATCGAGGTCACGCCCAAAGTCTCGCGCGCCCTCTGGCAGTATGGCCTGCTCTCGGCATGCCTTGCGATTCTCGTCCTCTTCCTCGTCTATCCGATCCTCCTCACCGTCCGTGGCGGATTCGCCTCCGACCCCGCCCGCGGCTCCGGATTCACGCTCGAGCACGTTCTCCGCGTCTTCAAAGACCCAGAGACACGCACCTGGCTCTTCAACTCCCTGACGCTCGCGACATCCACCACGATCCTCGCGACCGTGATCGCGCTCCCGCTCGCCGTCCTCGCCGCGAGGTATCGATTCCCGGGCAAGTCCATCTTCCAGGCGGCGATCCTCGTCCCCATGATCCTCCCGCCGTTCGTCGGGGCGATCGGGCTCCGCATGATCGTCGGGCGCGAGGGCGCCCTCAACGCCCTGCTCGACTCGGTCCATCTCTCGGGAGTCATCGAGAGCCTTCTCGGGCAACGTCTCGACCTCCTCGCCCAGGCGAAGGGTCTCGGCGTCGTGCTCGTCCAATCGCTTTCGCTCTACCCGATCATCTTCCTCAACGCCTCCGCGTCCCTCGCCAACATCGACCCCGCGATGGACGAGGCCGCCGAGAACCTCGGCGCCGGGTTCTTCCGCCGGTTCTTCACGATCACGCTCCCGCTCATGCGCCCCGGCCTCTTCGCCGGGGGCACAATCGTCTTCATCTGGTCCTTCACCGAACTCGGCACGCCCCTCATGTTCGACTACTACCGCGTCATCCCGGTCCAGATCTTCAACAAACTGAAGGAAGTCGAGAGTTCCGCCCAGCCCTACGCCCTCACCGTCGTCATGCTCGGCTGCGCGATCCTGCTGTACTCCCTGGGGAAACTCGTCTTCGGGCGCGCCGGCTACGCGATGCAGACGCGCGCCGCTCGGGCCGCCAGCGAGGAGCGCCTCGAGGGAACCAAGGGCCTTCTCGCCGCGGGCGTCTTCGTCGCGGTCTTTGCCCTCGCCATCCTCCCCCACGTCGGCGTCATCCTCACCAGCCTCGCCCGCCCCGGGCAATGGCACAAGTCCATCGTCCCCACCGCGTTCACTCTCTCGCACTATCGAGAGGCCCTCGCCAGCGGCGATTCCTTCGGCGCCATCGTCAACAGCCTCAAACTCTCTCTCCTCGCGATGGTCCTCGACACCGCGATCGGCATCGTCGTCGCCTATCTCCTCGTCCGCACCAAGGTCATCGGGCGTGGCCTCCTCGACGCGCTCTGCATGCTCCCCCTTGCCGTCCCCGGACTCGTCATGGCCTTCGGCTATGTCGCGATGAGTCTCCGCTGGCCCTTCGGGCAGGACGGCCCGCTCTCAGGTTTCGCCATCTTCGCCAGCGACCCCAATCCCTTCTTCTTCCTCATCATCGCCTATGGCGTGCGGCGACTGCCCTACATGGTCCGCTCCACCGTCGCGGGACTCGAACAAACCTCCGGCGAACTCGAAGAGGCCGCCATCAACCTCGGCGCCACGCGCACCCTCGCCGTCCGCAAGGTCATCATCCCGCTCATCCTCGCCAACCTTATCGCCGGCGGCCTGCTCGTCTTCTCCTTCTCCATGCTCGAGGTCAGCGACTCGCTCCTCCTCGCCCAGCAGACCGAGGACTACCCCATCACCAAGGCCATCTGGGCCTTGACCGACCGCCTGGGCGACGGCCCGCACATCGCCAGCGCCCTGGGCGTCTGGGGCATGGCCCTGCTCACCATCACGCTCTTTGCCGCGAGCGCGGCCCTGGGCAAGAAGATGGGCTCCATCTTCCGCGTGTGA
- a CDS encoding membrane dipeptidase, producing MPIPPTQPDPSLRIFDAHLDLACLEALGRDMSLEDPRQADRPHTPGAITLPALARSGIRACLATIFTETNGKEQETGYASGDHAASRAAAMRQLEIYRAWHKAGHITLGRDALARAVAAPLEHTRTNQAQTTSPPAVALLIEGADPISGPDDLPMWKDAGAVAIGLTWAHSSKYAAGNAADPRDNPGLTPDGRSLVRAMDELGLVHDASHLSDRALADLLSATNAVVIATHSNCRTLIDTTPMPDAAIPRELKHDPVARARIIQRHLTDDSIREIARRGGVIGINFYSPFLNPGGTRDRRAPLHAIADHAEHIMQLIGHDRRVGLGTDIDGGFGSTMLPEGLDTIDQLPTLAEHLTRRGWTKATIDRFLWQNWADFWLHSLS from the coding sequence ATGCCGATACCGCCGACGCAGCCCGACCCGAGTCTCCGAATCTTCGACGCCCACCTCGACCTCGCCTGCCTCGAGGCCCTGGGTCGCGACATGTCGCTCGAGGACCCTCGCCAGGCCGACCGCCCCCACACACCGGGTGCGATCACACTTCCCGCGCTCGCGCGATCGGGCATCCGCGCCTGCCTCGCCACTATCTTCACCGAGACCAACGGCAAGGAACAGGAAACCGGCTACGCCAGCGGCGATCACGCCGCCTCCCGAGCCGCAGCGATGCGCCAACTCGAGATCTATCGCGCGTGGCACAAGGCGGGACACATCACACTCGGACGCGATGCGCTCGCCCGTGCCGTTGCCGCGCCGTTGGAACACACCCGCACGAATCAGGCCCAAACGACGTCGCCCCCTGCCGTCGCGCTCCTGATCGAGGGAGCCGATCCGATCTCGGGCCCTGATGATCTCCCCATGTGGAAGGACGCGGGCGCCGTCGCCATAGGGCTGACCTGGGCGCACTCCTCGAAGTACGCCGCGGGCAACGCCGCCGACCCGCGCGATAACCCGGGACTCACGCCCGACGGGCGATCGCTCGTCCGCGCCATGGACGAACTCGGCCTCGTCCACGACGCCTCGCACCTTTCCGATCGTGCGCTCGCGGATCTGCTCTCGGCCACCAATGCCGTTGTCATCGCGACACATTCCAACTGCCGCACACTTATCGACACCACACCGATGCCAGACGCCGCAATCCCGCGAGAACTCAAGCACGATCCCGTGGCGCGCGCTCGGATTATTCAGCGTCACCTCACCGACGACTCCATCCGCGAGATCGCCCGCCGCGGCGGCGTCATCGGCATCAACTTCTACTCGCCCTTCCTGAACCCCGGCGGCACGCGCGACCGCCGCGCCCCGCTCCACGCGATCGCCGACCACGCCGAGCACATCATGCAACTCATCGGACACGACCGCCGTGTCGGCCTGGGCACCGACATCGACGGCGGCTTCGGCAGCACCATGCTCCCCGAGGGCCTCGACACGATCGATCAGTTGCCCACGCTCGCCGAGCATCTCACGAGGCGCGGCTGGACCAAGGCCACGATCGACCGATTCCTGTGGCAGAACTGGGCCGACTTCTGGTTGCACTCGTTATCGTGA
- the atpG gene encoding ATP synthase F1 subunit gamma, whose translation MAKTREIKKRIKAVGNIRRITKTMQMIATAKFAASQQRSTAGKPYTETLFELVTELARAIEGVSHPLLGGSKSSAEAKPLTLIVTSDRGLCGPYNGSVLRTAMGHLKANPASKTGIIEVVGKKGMGFLRFAGVEVTRQHSQFGDKPKFEDVQDLAQVYIDKFVRGEVSSVHVVYMKYVSAGKQSPTVMQLLPFQAETAGSAKSASSASSGATSSGAASIYEFSPDAESLLNDLLPAAVKAVLFQSFNDAIVSENVARMVAMKSATDNAGKMGKRLTRVYNRARQAQITTELTEIISGAAALE comes from the coding sequence ATGGCGAAGACTCGCGAGATCAAGAAGCGGATCAAGGCGGTTGGGAACATCCGCCGGATTACCAAGACGATGCAGATGATCGCAACGGCGAAGTTCGCGGCGAGTCAGCAGCGTTCGACGGCGGGAAAGCCGTATACAGAGACGTTGTTTGAGTTGGTAACGGAGTTGGCCCGGGCGATCGAGGGCGTGTCCCATCCGCTGCTTGGAGGGTCCAAGTCGAGCGCCGAGGCGAAGCCTTTGACGCTGATCGTGACGTCGGATCGCGGGCTGTGCGGGCCATACAACGGCTCGGTGCTGCGGACGGCGATGGGGCACCTCAAGGCGAACCCGGCGTCGAAGACGGGGATCATCGAGGTTGTGGGGAAGAAGGGGATGGGGTTCCTGCGGTTCGCGGGGGTCGAGGTGACGCGGCAGCACTCGCAGTTTGGCGACAAGCCGAAGTTCGAGGACGTGCAGGACCTGGCGCAGGTGTATATCGACAAGTTTGTGCGCGGCGAGGTGTCGTCGGTGCACGTGGTGTACATGAAGTATGTGAGCGCCGGGAAGCAGTCGCCGACGGTGATGCAGTTGCTGCCGTTCCAGGCGGAGACGGCGGGCTCTGCGAAGAGCGCGTCGAGCGCGTCATCGGGCGCGACCTCGAGCGGGGCGGCGTCGATCTATGAGTTCTCGCCGGATGCCGAGTCGCTCTTGAATGATCTCTTGCCGGCGGCGGTGAAGGCAGTCTTGTTCCAGTCGTTCAACGACGCGATCGTGAGCGAGAATGTTGCCCGAATGGTGGCGATGAAGTCGGCGACGGACAACGCGGGGAAGATGGGGAAGCGGCTGACGCGCGTGTACAACCGGGCACGGCAGGCGCAGATCACGACGGAGTTGACGGAGATCATCTCGGGGGCGGCGGCGCTGGAGTGA
- a CDS encoding (2Fe-2S)-binding protein, which produces MDPDDHVCLCFHVSLRKIRTFLDREDPPVASLISECLSAGTGCMWCVPFLKHLHAQHQKGETPDLKISPERYAAERTHYREVGERDRDAVREATGGGDGGGGAAESEPPEP; this is translated from the coding sequence GTGGATCCCGATGATCACGTCTGCCTGTGTTTCCACGTGTCCCTGCGGAAGATCCGGACGTTCCTGGATCGCGAGGATCCGCCGGTGGCGTCTTTGATCAGCGAGTGTCTCTCGGCGGGGACGGGGTGCATGTGGTGCGTGCCGTTTTTGAAGCATCTGCACGCGCAGCATCAGAAGGGCGAGACGCCGGATCTCAAGATCTCGCCGGAGCGATACGCGGCGGAGCGGACGCATTATCGAGAGGTGGGCGAGCGGGATCGGGATGCCGTGCGCGAGGCGACGGGTGGGGGGGATGGGGGTGGTGGGGCGGCCGAGAGTGAGCCGCCGGAGCCGTGA
- a CDS encoding AhpC/TSA family protein — MDKLGILGERLRAKREESAGRMPEEVKKVFAQGIQDVATSGVMETALKVGAKAPDFELPGAKGDMVKLSTLLEKGPVVLAWYRGTWCPYCNIQLRAYQESLDQFKALGANLVAISPQTPDQSLSITEKNELKFHVLSDAGNKVAEKFGLRYTLPSAVQEKFKGFGLELSTFNGDSSNQLPLSATYVIAKDGTIAYAFLDADYTRRAEVEDLVGVLAKLKAGAK, encoded by the coding sequence ATGGACAAACTCGGAATCCTCGGCGAGCGCCTCAGGGCCAAGCGCGAGGAGAGTGCGGGGAGAATGCCCGAGGAAGTGAAGAAGGTCTTCGCCCAGGGCATCCAGGACGTCGCGACGAGCGGCGTGATGGAGACGGCCCTCAAGGTCGGCGCCAAGGCCCCGGACTTTGAACTCCCAGGCGCGAAGGGCGACATGGTCAAACTCTCCACGCTGCTCGAGAAGGGCCCGGTGGTGCTCGCGTGGTACCGCGGCACGTGGTGCCCCTACTGCAACATCCAGTTGCGGGCGTATCAGGAATCGCTCGACCAGTTCAAGGCGCTCGGGGCGAATCTCGTCGCGATCAGCCCGCAGACGCCCGACCAGAGCCTGTCGATCACCGAGAAGAACGAACTGAAGTTCCACGTGCTCAGCGACGCGGGGAACAAGGTGGCCGAGAAGTTCGGGCTTCGGTACACGCTTCCCTCGGCCGTGCAGGAGAAGTTCAAGGGCTTCGGGCTTGAACTCTCGACGTTCAATGGCGACTCGTCGAACCAGTTGCCGCTCTCGGCGACGTATGTCATCGCGAAGGATGGCACGATCGCGTACGCGTTCCTGGATGCCGACTACACCAGGAGGGCGGAGGTCGAGGACCTTGTCGGCGTGCTCGCGAAACTGAAGGCCGGGGCCAAGTAG
- a CDS encoding M28 family peptidase — translation MLRMPGRSYTGELPALTAQQRELSELLKRDVEHLASEGGQRSTFYPRRFAETALWLKHALERAGYEVNEHSFVKRGAACPNLEVTVPGTTRANEIIVVGAHYDSYQGAPGADDNASGVAAVLALARRGANTPHERTVRYVLFVNEEPPSFMTEDMGSLVYARACKENGDNIKAMISLESIGYYSDKASSQQYPPPLGMMYPDRGDFIAFVGNYSGRGLLKRSLRTFRESTEFPSEGAALPWFVPGVAWSDHWAFWKVGYEALMVTGTAPFRNPNYHTLADMPNTLDYQRMARVVEGVEHVVTELAIGD, via the coding sequence ATGCTGCGCATGCCGGGACGGTCGTACACGGGCGAGTTGCCCGCGTTGACGGCGCAGCAGCGTGAACTCAGCGAGCTACTGAAGCGTGATGTGGAGCACCTCGCGAGCGAGGGCGGGCAGCGGAGCACGTTCTATCCGAGGCGATTCGCCGAGACAGCGTTGTGGCTGAAGCATGCACTGGAACGCGCGGGCTACGAGGTCAACGAGCACTCGTTCGTGAAGCGTGGGGCGGCGTGCCCAAATCTCGAGGTCACCGTCCCCGGCACAACCCGGGCGAATGAGATCATCGTGGTGGGCGCCCATTACGACTCGTATCAGGGAGCGCCCGGCGCCGACGACAACGCGTCAGGAGTGGCGGCGGTGCTCGCACTCGCGCGACGTGGAGCCAACACGCCACACGAGCGGACCGTGCGCTACGTGCTGTTCGTGAACGAGGAGCCGCCATCGTTCATGACAGAGGACATGGGAAGCCTGGTGTACGCACGGGCGTGCAAGGAGAACGGCGACAACATCAAGGCGATGATCAGCCTGGAGTCGATCGGGTACTACTCAGACAAAGCGAGCTCGCAGCAGTACCCGCCGCCGCTAGGGATGATGTACCCGGATCGAGGCGATTTCATCGCGTTCGTGGGGAACTACTCGGGACGAGGGCTCCTCAAGCGGTCCTTGCGCACCTTTCGTGAATCGACCGAGTTCCCAAGCGAAGGGGCCGCCCTCCCCTGGTTCGTGCCAGGCGTCGCCTGGAGCGACCACTGGGCGTTCTGGAAGGTCGGGTATGAGGCATTGATGGTGACAGGGACGGCACCATTTCGAAACCCGAACTACCACACGCTCGCCGACATGCCCAACACTCTGGATTATCAACGCATGGCCCGAGTCGTCGAAGGCGTGGAACACGTCGTCACCGAACTCGCAATCGGTGATTGA
- a CDS encoding insulinase family protein gives MSHITTRTLDSGLSLVVERMPQLKSAALAWILPCGCAHDPLDKQGLSAMWSELLLRGAGSLDSRAHADALDRLGAGRSTNSGAFTFSITSSMIGERLGGVLPLLVDMVRAPRIAEDAIEPARDLCIQAIESLQDDPQERAVLEARRRHFPDPLGRSGLGTIDGLNALTRDDLHDRWHALAKPKGSILAAAGDVDAAKLADALESLLSGWTGATSEPKPGPTPARGYAHTNDPSNQVQIIVVHDAPPETDARGNPNRAALLEKFAIAVLSGGMSSRLFTHVRERKGLCYSVSAGYRGDRDFGAVTAYVGTTPDKAQDSLDTLLEQLREINTPNGAITPEEFQRASIGMKSGIVFSGESSAARASALAIDQRRFARSRSLDEILAMVNSVTLDEVNAYLTTRTLGTLTIQTLGPKPLTPPQ, from the coding sequence ATGAGTCACATCACTACTCGCACACTCGACTCGGGGCTCTCGCTCGTTGTCGAGCGCATGCCCCAACTCAAGTCCGCCGCGCTCGCCTGGATCCTGCCCTGCGGCTGCGCGCACGACCCACTCGACAAGCAGGGACTCTCCGCGATGTGGAGCGAACTCCTCCTCCGCGGGGCGGGATCTCTCGACTCGCGCGCCCACGCCGATGCCCTCGATCGCCTCGGCGCCGGCCGCAGCACCAACTCCGGCGCCTTCACCTTCTCCATCACCTCCAGCATGATCGGCGAGCGTCTCGGCGGCGTGCTCCCGCTCCTTGTGGACATGGTCCGCGCCCCGCGAATCGCCGAGGACGCCATCGAACCCGCTCGAGACCTCTGCATCCAGGCGATCGAGTCGCTCCAGGACGACCCGCAGGAAAGGGCCGTGCTCGAGGCCCGCCGACGCCACTTTCCCGATCCGCTCGGGCGCTCCGGCCTGGGCACGATCGACGGCCTCAATGCCCTCACCCGCGACGATCTCCACGATCGCTGGCACGCGCTCGCCAAGCCCAAAGGCTCGATTCTCGCCGCCGCCGGCGACGTGGACGCGGCGAAACTCGCCGACGCGCTCGAATCGCTCCTCTCCGGATGGACCGGCGCCACCTCCGAGCCCAAGCCCGGGCCCACACCCGCCCGCGGCTATGCGCACACCAACGACCCTTCCAACCAGGTCCAGATCATCGTCGTCCATGATGCGCCCCCCGAGACCGACGCGAGGGGCAACCCCAATCGCGCAGCACTTCTCGAGAAGTTCGCCATTGCCGTTCTCTCCGGCGGCATGTCCTCGCGACTCTTCACGCACGTGCGCGAGCGCAAGGGCCTCTGCTACTCCGTCAGCGCCGGCTATCGAGGCGATCGCGACTTCGGAGCCGTCACCGCCTACGTCGGCACCACGCCCGACAAGGCCCAGGACTCCCTCGACACGCTCCTCGAGCAACTCCGCGAGATCAACACGCCCAACGGCGCCATCACCCCCGAGGAGTTCCAGCGCGCGTCGATCGGCATGAAGAGCGGCATCGTCTTCAGTGGCGAGAGTTCCGCCGCCCGAGCCTCCGCCCTCGCGATCGACCAGCGCCGCTTCGCCCGCTCGCGCTCCCTCGACGAGATCCTCGCAATGGTAAACTCGGTCACGCTCGACGAAGTCAACGCCTACCTCACGACGCGAACACTGGGCACGCTGACGATCCAGACCCTCGGTCCCAAGCCCCTCACGCCTCCCCAATAA
- the bamE gene encoding outer membrane protein assembly factor BamE: MKRQLASVVLGVTVAVGTLSSVMVLGGCEEKITQSNADKVTTGMTRQQVERILGKGVRQDIGGVSIGASGLAGGAGSSGNREVYEWKKGGKVITITFQDDKVVDKLTRGL, from the coding sequence ATGAAGCGGCAACTGGCGTCGGTGGTGTTGGGCGTGACGGTGGCGGTGGGGACGTTGTCGAGCGTGATGGTGCTCGGCGGCTGCGAGGAGAAGATCACGCAGTCGAACGCGGACAAGGTGACGACGGGGATGACGCGCCAGCAGGTGGAGCGGATTTTGGGGAAGGGTGTTCGACAGGACATCGGAGGCGTGAGCATCGGGGCGAGCGGGCTGGCCGGGGGCGCGGGATCGTCGGGGAATCGCGAGGTGTACGAGTGGAAGAAGGGCGGGAAGGTGATCACGATCACGTTCCAGGATGACAAGGTGGTTGATAAGTTGACGCGGGGGTTGTAG
- a CDS encoding amidohydrolase family protein, with protein MTLREAHVHLPLLGRALMLPDFGDIESVDECLDRVREMAARASGWVLACGARVEGWSDRRWPTLDEFDSATGGVPACVMSFDYHAVLANTAAMRASGVDARAPEGGIVVRDADGRATGLLLEQAARAAWNAAPEPTPAERIEHVAAACAHLQALGFEEAHDLHAPLWLGPVLRRLHREGRVGLRVGVYVPHAELRVVVDARAMWEGPGLRLLGSKLFADGTLNSRTASVLHPYAEGMAGMERGVLLLSRAQLSAAMRECADLGVGLAVHAIGDRAVRAVLDARAAMEHEARPAHVRIEHAELIDAADVPRFGELGVLASVQPCHLLADIEALTRLVPDRMDRVMPWREMIDSGLRAGEGILFGSDAPIVRADPSDSIQAAVGRGRPGGVRIAAGQAITEGEAWEAFGVGRCRWVE; from the coding sequence ATGACGCTCCGTGAGGCCCATGTTCATCTGCCGTTGCTTGGCCGGGCGCTCATGCTGCCCGACTTTGGTGACATCGAGAGTGTGGATGAGTGTCTGGACCGTGTTCGGGAGATGGCAGCGCGCGCGAGCGGATGGGTTCTCGCGTGCGGCGCGCGCGTCGAAGGGTGGTCCGACAGGCGATGGCCGACGCTCGATGAGTTCGATTCGGCGACCGGTGGCGTCCCGGCGTGTGTGATGTCGTTCGACTATCACGCCGTGCTCGCGAACACGGCGGCGATGCGTGCATCAGGCGTTGACGCGCGCGCGCCCGAGGGCGGGATCGTGGTGCGCGACGCGGATGGGCGCGCGACGGGGCTGCTCCTGGAGCAGGCGGCACGCGCCGCCTGGAATGCCGCGCCCGAGCCGACGCCGGCGGAGCGGATCGAGCATGTTGCTGCCGCGTGCGCGCATCTTCAGGCGTTGGGTTTCGAGGAGGCGCACGACCTGCATGCACCGCTGTGGCTCGGGCCTGTGCTGCGCAGACTGCATCGCGAAGGGCGCGTCGGGCTGCGAGTCGGTGTGTACGTGCCTCACGCGGAGTTGCGTGTGGTCGTGGATGCGCGCGCGATGTGGGAGGGACCGGGGCTGCGGCTGCTCGGCTCGAAGTTGTTCGCCGACGGGACACTCAACAGCCGGACGGCGAGCGTGCTGCATCCGTATGCCGAGGGGATGGCGGGGATGGAGCGTGGCGTGCTGCTGTTGTCGCGCGCACAGTTGTCGGCGGCGATGCGCGAGTGTGCGGATCTCGGCGTTGGGTTGGCGGTGCACGCGATCGGCGACAGGGCGGTGCGGGCGGTGCTGGATGCGCGCGCGGCGATGGAGCACGAGGCGAGGCCTGCGCATGTACGGATCGAGCACGCGGAGTTGATCGACGCGGCGGATGTGCCACGGTTTGGCGAGTTGGGCGTGCTGGCGAGTGTGCAGCCGTGTCATTTGTTGGCGGACATCGAGGCGTTGACGCGGCTGGTGCCTGATCGAATGGATCGCGTGATGCCGTGGCGGGAGATGATCGATTCGGGGTTGAGGGCCGGTGAAGGGATTTTGTTCGGGAGTGATGCACCGATCGTGCGCGCGGATCCGAGTGATTCGATCCAGGCGGCGGTGGGGCGGGGGCGGCCTGGGGGAGTCCGGATTGCCGCGGGGCAGGCGATCACGGAAGGTGAGGCTTGGGAGGCGTTTGGGGTTGGGCGATGTCGATGGGTGGAGTAG